A part of Micromonospora chersina genomic DNA contains:
- the mihF gene encoding integration host factor, actinobacterial type — protein sequence MPLPSLTPEQRAAALEKAAEIRKARAELKEQLKQGKTTLATVLERAESDDVVGKLKVSAVLQAMPGIGKIRATQIMEKLKIADSRRLRGLGEQQRKALLGEFAAN from the coding sequence GTGCCGCTCCCGTCACTGACCCCCGAACAGCGCGCTGCCGCGCTGGAGAAGGCCGCGGAGATCCGCAAGGCCCGTGCTGAGCTGAAGGAGCAGCTCAAGCAGGGCAAGACCACCCTCGCCACCGTCCTCGAGCGGGCCGAGTCCGACGACGTCGTGGGCAAGCTGAAGGTTTCGGCAGTGCTCCAGGCGATGCCGGGCATCGGCAAGATCCGAGCCACCCAGATCATGGAGAAGCTCAAGATCGCCGACAGCCGCCGGCTGCGTGGCCTGGGCGAGCAGCAGCGCAAGGCGCTGCTTGGAGAGTTCGCCGCCAACTGA
- the pyrF gene encoding orotidine-5'-phosphate decarboxylase: protein METFGARLHRAVAERGPLCVGIDPHPGLLARWGLSDDIEGLDRFCRIVVEAIGDRVAVVKPQSAFFERFGSRGVGILESTIRQLRNSGSLVLLDVKRGDIGSTVSAYASAYLDPSSPLYVDAVTASPYLGVGSLAPMFELAAAHGGGVFVLALTSNPEGAAVQRAVGADGRTVAQTVIDEISQLNRGAEPLGSFGLVVGATIGDTGHDLAGVNGPLLAPGLGAQGATAADLRTVFGSSLPSVLPSYSREVLGAGPDQDALRAATDRVLAECRAALATS from the coding sequence ATGGAGACCTTCGGCGCCCGCCTGCACCGGGCCGTGGCCGAGCGGGGACCGCTCTGCGTGGGGATCGACCCGCATCCGGGGCTGCTCGCCCGCTGGGGACTGTCCGACGACATCGAGGGACTTGATCGGTTCTGCCGGATCGTGGTGGAGGCCATCGGCGACCGGGTCGCCGTGGTCAAGCCCCAGTCGGCGTTCTTCGAGCGCTTCGGGTCCCGGGGTGTCGGAATTCTTGAGTCAACTATCCGACAGTTGCGAAATTCGGGCTCGCTCGTTCTGCTCGACGTCAAGCGCGGCGACATCGGCTCGACGGTGAGCGCGTACGCCTCGGCGTACCTCGATCCATCCAGCCCGTTGTATGTCGACGCGGTCACCGCGAGTCCCTACCTGGGAGTAGGTTCGCTCGCCCCGATGTTCGAGCTGGCCGCCGCGCACGGCGGCGGGGTGTTCGTCCTGGCCCTCACCTCGAACCCCGAGGGCGCCGCCGTGCAGCGGGCCGTCGGGGCCGACGGCCGCACCGTCGCGCAGACCGTCATCGACGAGATTTCCCAGCTCAACCGGGGTGCCGAGCCGCTCGGCAGCTTCGGCCTGGTGGTCGGCGCGACGATCGGCGACACCGGTCACGACCTCGCCGGGGTGAACGGTCCGCTGCTCGCCCCCGGGCTCGGCGCGCAGGGCGCGACGGCCGCCGACCTGCGTACCGTGTTCGGCTCCAGCCTGCCCTCGGTGCTGCCGTCCTACTCCCGCGAGGTGCTGGGCGCGGGGCCCGACCAGGACGCTCTGCGGGCCGCCACCGACCGCGTGCTGGCCGAGTGCCGGGCCGCCCTGGCCACCTCGTGA